From Corvus hawaiiensis isolate bCorHaw1 chromosome 13, bCorHaw1.pri.cur, whole genome shotgun sequence, one genomic window encodes:
- the AP4E1 gene encoding AP-4 complex subunit epsilon-1 isoform X2, with protein sequence MKECMVRLIYCEMLGYESSFGYIHAIKLAQQGNLLEKRVGYLAVSLFLHENHELLLLLVNTVVKDLQSTNLVEVCMALTVVSQIFPREMIPAVLPLIEDKLQHSKEIIRRKAVQALYKFYLIAPNQVQHIHDKFRKALCDRDVGVMAASLHIYLQMIKENSSGYKDLTGSFVTILKQVVGGKLSADFNYHSVPAPWLQIQLLRILGLLGKDDPRTSELMYDVLDESLRRAEINHNITYAILFECVQTIYTIYPKSELLEKAAKCIGKFVLSPKINLKYLGLKALTYVIQQDPNLALQHQMTIIECLDHPDPIIKRETLELLYRITNGQNVVVIVQKMLDYLKESKEEYAVINLVGKVAELAEKYAPNNEWFIQTMNAVFSVGGDVVHSDIPNNFLRLLAEGFDDGKEDHQLRMYAVQSYLALLEEEDKLYPQKFLQVMSWVLGEYFSLVTDVDPEVILTKLHSLLKKTFVTSETKAWIMAAVTKIASRTSCSKTVDELIQELSSSLDTCLRQYAFELKHLCEDKALMKSLLPFDASCNDLVVDASLSFLDGFVAEGLARGAAPYKPHHQRQEEKLSQEKALNFEPYGLSFASSVSSSGVTGRQSPTGLSFGSDTSANSAETGHKETNTLKLEGVRKLWGKEGYLPKKENKVGKGDEPQTVPCGSLLAGQVGEPPALQPGQGASLSEEDKEKQQLASTLFIGLGSSAGVSLMGKADTATQKFKRKSKINETQQSEEASDFQNSAASDFGPLLDTVPTNLEDCEGSTHTRLRKASPCSSDIVEDNLAFETPQSLRKFVLDDRLSANRLSQSSLFAASNIEILQPSPSAQCGSARETPLVPSLPEELEELPHSEVVGLCQSDALALHLCKVWTDDSLLLIVFVSNKTTSALTAVNLVFEETEHFQILESATSQFPVIEAQSVERCQKCVRMSKVCTQGILSGSVNYQSEMETRLEFSVTLSLMDFIRPMEMTTEDFGKLWLSLSNDVKQNIKMSSCQGSLSAALDTLQQKLKLHRVDIIGNEGILACQLLPSVPCLLHCRTHSGMLALWFRSPCAALPDGLLYQCQKVMEES encoded by the exons GACTTACAGAGCACTAATCTAGTAGAGGTGTGCATGGCATTAACTGTTGTCAGCCAGATCTTTCCACGGGAGATGATTCCAGCTGTTCTGCCCCTAATAGAAGACAAGCTTCAGCATTCTAA GGAAATTATCCGAAGAAAAGCTGTTCAAGCTTTATATAAATTCTATCTCATTGCTCCTAACCAAGTTCAGCACATCCATGATAAGTTCCGGAAAGCCTTGTGTGACAGGGACGTTGGAGTCATGGCTGCTTCTTTGCATATTTATCTTCAAATGATTAAG GAAAACTCATCTGGATACAAGGACTTGACTGGGAGTTTTGTAACCATCCTGAAGCAGGTGGTGGGAGGAAAGCTCTCTGCTGACTTCAACTATCACAGTGTGCCAGCACCATGGTTACAAATTCAGCTTTTAAGAATATTGGGGCTGCTGGGAAAAGATGATCCAAG GACAAGTGAATTGATGTATGATGTTCTCGATGAATCGTTAAGAAGAGCCGAGATTAATCATAATATTACATATG ccatCTTGTTTGAATGTGTCCAAACAATTTATACCATTTATCCCAAATCTGAATTACTTGAAAAGGCTGCCAAGTGCATTGGAAAATTTGTTTTGTCAcccaaaattaatttgaaatacttAG GTTTAAAGGCTCTGACCTATGTTATCCAGCAGGATCCAAATCTGGCACTTCAGCACCAGATGACAATAATTGAATGTCTGGACCATCCGGATCCCATTATTAAAAGGGAG aCTTTAGAGCTTCTCTATAGGATAACAAATGGACAGAATGTAGTTGTCATAGTTCAGAAGATGCTTGACTacttaaaagaaagcaaagaagaatATGCTGTCATCAACTTAGTTGGCAAAGTAGCAGAACTAGCTGAGAa GTATGCCCCTAACAACGAGTGGTTCATCCAGACAATGAATGCTGTGTTCTCAGTTGGAGGTGATGTTGTGCATTCTGATATCCCAAACAACTTTCTGAGGCTCTTGGCTGAAG GATTTGATGATGGAAAGGAAGATCATCAGCTACGGATGTATGCAGTCCAGTCTTATTTAGCATTACTTGAAGAGGAAGATAAATTGTATCCACAGAAATTCCTTCAAGTTATGAGCTGG GTGTTGGGAGAATATTTCAGTCTTGTTACAGATGTTGATCCAGAAGTTATTTTGACAAAGCTGCACAGTCTGCTGAAGAAGACTTTTGTTACTTCTGAAACTAAAGCGTGGATAATGGCTGCAGTCACCAAGATAGCCTCACGCACCTCCTGCTCAAAAACAGTGGATGAACTAATCCAAGAACTCAGCAGCTCTCTGGATACATGCCTGAGACAATATGCCTTTGAATTGAAGCATCTGTGTGAAGACAAAGCACTGATGAAGAGCTTGCTTCCATTTGATGCTAGCTGCAATGACCTGGTG GTAGATGCTTCCTTATCTTTTCTGGATGGGTTTGTGGCTGAGGGACTTGCTCGTGGTGCAGCACCATATAAGCCTCATCACCAGAGACAAGAGGAGAAACTTTCTCAGGAAAAAG CTCTGAATTTTGAACCTTATGGATTGTCCTTTGCTTCAAGTGTGTCCTCATCCGGTGTCACTGGCAGACAGTCCCCCACTGGTTTATCTTTTGGCTCTGATACATCTGCAAATAGTGCTGAGACGGGGCACAAAGA gACAAATACTCTGAAACTTGAGGGAGTACGCAAGCTGTGGGGGAAAGAAGGCTACcttccaaagaaagaaaacaaagtaggGAAAGGAGATGAGCCACAAACAGTGCCTTGTGGCAGTTTATTAGCAGGGCAGGTCGGGGAGCCTCCTGCACTGCAGCCTGGTCAAGGTGCCAGCCTCTCTGAGGAAgacaaagagaagcagcagttaGCATCAACTTTGTTCATTGGGCTGGGATCAAGTGCTGGTGTCAGCCTG atgGGGAAAGCAGACACAGCTACTCAGAAGTTCAAAAGGAAATCAAAGATAAATGAAACTCAACAGAGTGAGGAGGCATCAGACTTCCAAAACAGTGCTGCTTCAGATTTTGGTCCCTTACTTGATACAGTACCTACTAACTTGGAAGACTGTGAGGGAAGTACACACACAAGGTTAAGGAAAGCCTCCCCTTGTTCTTCAGATATTGTAGAAGATAATTTAGCATTTGAAACACCTCAGTCCCTCAGAAAATTTGTGCTGGATGACAGACTTTCAGCTAACAGGCTGTCACAGTCATCTTTGTTTGCTGCCAGTAACATTGAAATTCTTCAGCCTTCTCCAAGTGCTCAATGTGGAAGTGCCAGGGAAACACCATTGGTCCCTTCCTTACCAGAAGAACTTGAAGAGCTTCCTCACTCTGAGGTAGTGGGACTTTGTCAGAGTGATGCCTTAGCTCTGCATTTATGTAAGGTGTGGACAGATGACTCTCTGTTGCTCattgtttttgtttcaaataaaaCCACTTCTGCACTTACTGCTGTGAACTTAGTGTTTGAAGAAACAGAACACTTTCAG ATTTTGGAGAGTGCCACCTCCCAGTTTCCTGTAATTGAAGCTCAAAGTGTGGAACGTTGCCAGAAGTGTGTGAGGATGAGCAAAGTCTGTACACAGGGAATTCTTTCTGGCTCTGTTAATTACCAGTCAGAGATGGAAACTCGCCTTGAATTTTCAGTAACTTTATCATTGATGGACTTCATCAG GCCAATGGAAATGACTACAGAAGACTTTGGGAAGCTGTGGTTATCCCTTTCCAATGATGTGaaacagaatataaaaatgtCATCTTGCCAAGGCTCCCTTTCAGCAGCCCTGGATACACTGCAACAGAAGCTGAAACTCCACAGAGTTGACATTATAG GTAATGAGGGAATACTggcctgccagctcctgccatctgtgccctgcctgctgcactgCCGTACTCACTCAGGGATGCTGGCCCTGTGGTTCAGATCCCCTTGTGCTGCTCTTCCAGATGGTTTGCTCTATCAGTGTCAGAAGGTGATGGAGGAATCCTGA